The Primulina eburnea isolate SZY01 chromosome 18, ASM2296580v1, whole genome shotgun sequence genome segment ttgttcttgtaATTCGGGACTTATCAGTTAATTGGAAACCCTTAAAGTATTGTGTTGTTAGGTTTTGTGATGACTTAGCAGGTAGGGAGGAGCCTGGATGGCGAATTGACCTTGTTTTGGTTTGTAATTAGTCGATTACAAATAAATTGTTTTCCGAGTGTAGTTTAGTAGACTTGTTCATCTAAGGTTTGAAGGCATTGTTCCCGGTAGCTAAAAAATATAAGATTCTGGTTATATGAATTATTATTGCATAATAGTTTAACTGGAAACAGTATTCTTTGCAAGATTTGCTGCAGTCAAGTTTGTTATCGACTCTGACACATTTAGCACAAAAGTAGATCAATATGATTTTCTTTCACTAATCGATACTTCAAAAAATGCTTCCATGGATCTACTAGcttaatactaaaaatatttatcGTGATTTATATACATGTAATTACTCTATGCCTGTTATTGAGCTGAACTTTTTATTGCTTACATGGAATCAACCTCAGTTAATGTTTTGCAAACATCAATTTAGTTTATGATTGGGAAAAGTTGATTTCTCATGATTATTTGGTTGtttgtttttaatattttttgttataaAGATCATTATTTGTTGCCTATGGCCCGGAGTGTTAGAGCACTGTAGGACTACATATGCATAAGATGACAGTAGTAGAGATGCGTATGTTAAGATGAATTTGTGGCAAAACGTACAAGAATAGAATTATGAATGAAATGATCATGAGCTTTTTAGGTGCAGTCCTTACAGATGATTAGGTAGAGACATTTAACATGGTTTGATCATGTGAAGACTAAAGAGGAGACCAAACACGATCCTAATCCGACATATCTTATATTGACATGTTAATGGAATGAGTAGAAGGAAGAGTATGTCATTAAAACTTGGATAAAATTGGTTAAGAAGGATTTCTTAGATCTTAGTTTAAGAGATGACATGTGGGAAAATCGTTTAGTTTGGATAGCTAATATCTATCTAGTTGATCCCACAAACGGGAATTTGCTATGACGATGATGAAATCATTATTTGTTGCCTCTTACGGAGTACATAGCAATTATCATAAATATCGTGTCTTTTATGCAGACTTGTGGCTGCCGGCTGGTGAATATATTTGTGTATGTTACCTTAATTATTATAGAGTCTGACATGGTGACTATTTTTGTCGATAAATTAAACTTTAGCTTGTGTGGAGACTCTTGTGGTTAATATTTTTAGATGGGTAACTTGAGAATGATATTCTTACTGCTGCAGGATTTGGGAAATGACAGCTGGAGTCATCGCCAGGGTTCGGACTACCTAAATCAGTGTATAAATTACTATTTTCATGGAGCTTGTCattcttgtttttatttatttattagtaTTTCTTTTTATTCATATGTTATTGTTTACTGTCTGTGTGGTaagttaaaataaatttttagttGGCAATATATGGACTCAAGGCAAATCTGTTTAGATATTAATTGAGTTTAAGATCAACTAAGGTAAATAATTTCTTGCTTGAGAACCTATTTTCATGCTTGATGAATTTGAATAGATGAGTAAGATCTCACACTGGGTCATAATTTGATAAATCTCAAAGGTGTCAAAAAAATATCTTTAGTTGCCTACTTGCCTTTCTCAAGCATCGCTGAAACTTCACTTTGACTGTGCGTTAGGTTTCTTATCTTAGCTGCAGAAACTCATTTCTTATCTGGAAGATCATAAAAATGTTTTGATTGACttgtttattttgtaaagaattTTTTGTTACAGTTCCTTTCCCTTTTCACTTGTTGAATACGTTCAGCTCTGACTAACTGGAACCTGTCACTTCATCTTCTTTTTTAAGAATTTATGCTGAATCTGTATTGGTTCTGGACCTGCAGCGAGTAGTAATGAACAAGACTGGGCGGAAAAAGCCAGAGCATGGGCAGTTGCAAAAGCCGCTGCAGACAATCAATATCCTGTACCTGGTGGAACACCAGAAGAGCAGAATTATTTCCATGATCAATATCCACAATCCATTAATCCTCAATTTCAAGGTGTACATGTGCCGATAGAGCAAGCTTCAAGCAATCAACAATATCCAGTTGGAATGGGACCTTCAAACAGGACAGGACCGGGTCAGTTGCAGGAGTCTCAGTATATTACCTCAGGGCAGTCATCTTATACTGTCGATATGCATGTCCCTTATACAGCAAGAGATGGAAATTTGATGGGGAATTCATCTGAACCAACCCATCCACAAGAGAATTCTTCTACAAGTCCATTGCCATATCAGCAGGAGGTACCTTCTAGTTATTCTTCTGTCTCAGGTAAAACTTTTATGTGTATACTAACACTAACTTTGAAGCTTTTGCTCGACAACTTAATCCATTTTGCATGATTTAAGCGTAAGCTAGTGGGATGTCTAATTTGGAAGAGGgaatgatttgaaattcattgtaaTATTTTACTGAACATAACTTATGAAGGATAACTTATGAAGGGGAGGCAACTCATTCAACCTGAATATCTGGCTGGTCAAAGGGTTACTTTAGGGTATCTAATCACGCAGATTGGCACGCTAATTTGGTTGCAAAATTGATTATATTTTATTCATATGATAAGGCTGAAGTTTTGTGTGTGTTATAAATGGAACTGAGGTTCACTCAAACTAAATTGAATTTTATCGTCTGTAAGTTCTCAAACCATGTTAAAAACTTTGATGTCAAAGTTTATGAAGTTAGAACTGCAGCATGTGAATCTTTTTATAACCACGTTTTTATTGCAGGTAATGAAGGTGCTGGAGATAGATATGAACAGTCCAATAGCTCTTCATCTATGCATGCTGCTTCTATGCCACATTATCATGCTCAGCCACTGCCACCTGCAGGCGGTTGGTCTGGATGGGCAGAGGAGCATCATCACTTACTATCTAGCAAACCAGAAGAGTCTGTTACTGGTATAAGTGATCAGCTATTGAACTGTTCTCATCATTTTAATCGCAATTTGGACCAATATATGAATCCAATTATACTCATCCTTCAGGAGGCACAGTAAGAGGTCTGGATCCAACCATGTCAGTATCTTCAAATTATTCTTGGACTCCCTCATCTGCATCTGGGATGGTCCATCCTCCCATGCCTCCCGCAATCTCATCAGGAGCACAGGTTTTGAATTTAATATGTGCATGCTCTTGTAGTTCAATGTCCTTTGTTTCCATATATGACATGCTTCATTGTTCTTAGGTTGAACATCCAGTAGCTCTGCCTTCTCCAGCTTCTGGAAATTCTGCACCAATTTTTCCTACTGGACATGGTTTCCAGCCTTCTGCCCCATTGATGGGTGCATCTTTTGGTGCTGTCTCTTGTGTTGGCTCACATCCTACGTCTTCTTTCTCCATAGGCGCTTATGGTGTTTCTGAGCGTCCTAAAAAGGTAATTTGTCTATTAACGGCTTTGAATTTGGTAGTGGACATTACGGGGAATgcacttgaattattttgaatttcaggcCTCTGTGCCTAATTGGCTTAGGGaggaaataataaaaaataaagctGTTATCACAAGTTCTGTCCCAATGCTTCGTCAAGAGGATTTACCATCAACTGAAGAAGATATGAGTGATAAATTTTCACAAAAGATTGATCATTCAGATAGCAAAAGCATGGATTCTTCCCGATCAGCGGAAGATGAAGACGAGGATGAGGTTATTGTCTCCATTTTTCTCGCATGTAATTTTTTAAGGACTACTAGACAAGGAGATTTGTTCAACTGATTTGACGCGGCAGTCAATAGACTTTTTATAATTATCTCTTCCAAATCACACGTTTTTTACAACCTTTAGCTGAAAACTTTGAGTTGTCGTTTTATAGTTAACATTTCTCTTTTTCTGTGCCTAAATCTACTTTTAAGGATTTGTTTTTGAGTATCCTTTGTGGTTTCTGTGTAAGAGTTTATTGTTTACCTTCAAATATCTTTTCTGGTTTTCGTTAGTTcatttattgaattttaaccAGTTCTTGATTTCCATAATTTTTCCCTGAACATGGTACCTAGTGTATGATTTTATCTTTTACCGTTCCTTTTGTAGCTGCTTTTGATGATTTGTATCTAATTTTTGTTTCTTCTTTTGGCTCATAGTATGACTATTTTTCCATGTTGTGTGCTGACTCCTTTCACTCATTTTAGGATGTGGAAGCTGCTAGAAATGCAGCAATCAACAAAGAAATAAAGCGTATTTTAACTGAAGTTCTTTTGAAGGTTGCAGCCAATCAGATATGTCTAAACTTCATGTTAGACTTGTGTAGATGTTTTGACTAAAATTCTTTGGCAGGTAACTGATGAACTTTTTGACGAAATTGCGACCAAAGTTCTTAATGAAGACAATCTCTCTGTTGAAGGTGACTGTTTTGTTTGTTCCcattccttttcttttctttagtTTGTGTTTGGGTTTCCGACCGTCTTGTCTTCTTTCGTCTCATTTTTTCTTAGTTGTAAACACTCCGGACATGTCAAATCATCGAATATTACCATCTGCACCAACTATTTCGACACCCACGGCCTCTGCAAAAGTTCTAATTCCGGCCAAAACTATGAAAATTAGTTTTGAGGATGGTAGTCAGAAATCTACGTCTGGCTCTGCTGGAGACGTCCTAGGACTTGGTAGTTATGCCTCAGATGAGGAGGATGATGAGATCCAGATTTCTGGTAAGCTGAACTCAAAAGAAAGCTCCACAATTCAGCAATCATCCTCAAACAAGATTTTGGAAGACGTTCCTTTCGTTAAGAATGGTGGTTCCAGGAAAGAAACAGAAGTGCATGGAAATCTTGTCACAAATTTGGATAACATGGCAACAGAGACTCCAATGATTTCCATGGATGCTGTTAGTGCTGCAGATATCGGCTTGGAAGATTATATGTCGGTTAGGGAGTTATCATCTAGTGACACCCTACAGTCCTCCAAGAAAGCATACGATGAAATGCAATGTGGGTCTGATGTTTCCGTGCCAAACAAATCTATAATCGAGAAGGCTGTTAAAAGACCAGATGGAGATTTAGATGCTAGGAAGTCGAATGACAATTCCAGAGTCCAAACAACTGGGAATAGGTCTGATAAGAATGATATACATGCAAACAAAAGGAACTCAGTTGAAAAAGACCACAAGGAGCGTGAATATGCCAAAGAAATGGGGGATAAGAAGGGAGATGAAAACCGAAGGAGGCATTCAAGAACTGAAAGGGAGCATAATAATGGTTTGAAAGATGAAGGAAAGGAGAAAGGTAGAATTTTGGAAAATGCACAGGATCCTGAAGCAAGGAAACGACCTTCTCCTTCTGAAGAAAAGGAGGGAAAATCCGAGACAAGAGGAGACAAAAGGAGAAGTTCTAAAGAAAGCAGTGATGAGAAAAGGCACGATAAAACAAGAAACGAGAAACGGGAAAGATCTAGTCATAAAAATGGAAGTGACGCTAGCAGACATAAACGACGCCGTTCTCCTTCTGTTGGTAGTAGGGACTCTCGCAAGGATAACTTGGTTGCTAGCCGTTCAAACGATTCAAGCGATGAATCCTCGTATGCTTTGAAAAGGTGTGCTGTAATATCAAATAtgttttatctgattttgaatctctCATGCcccttttaaatttaaatttaatgtgCTAcccttttaaatttaaatttaatgtgCTGCAGGAGATCAAGCAACTCCAAAAGGCATACATCTCCATCACCTTCCAGATCAAGAAAAAGGTACCCCTCTTTGCTTAATTGGGttcgacatttctttcccttccaAGCATTTAGAGGTAGCGGTACTATGTATATACTTGTAAAACAGAAACCACAAAATGGTTTATATTCTTCCTGTTTTTTAACATTTGTTATATTTGGTATGTGAAATTGTATTTTCTATATTCCACAGCTAGTGTAATTATGAGAAAAATGGCAGGACGACCTCTTCAACTGCATATGATGTCTCTTGCTGCTGAAGAGTTTTATTAGTCTGAATCTTTGCCTTCACTATCATTTATGCAGTGAAATTGTGTGGCTACACAGTATCTCTATTGATATATAGCTGTTAAAAGTATTTTATAATTGTTATCCTATCCAGAAGAAAGTTTAATCATGCCAACAGGTCAATAGATGCTCATAATGCTGTAAATCAGTCTTAATACTCACTGTTTAGCATGCAACATTTTTCTTTTAGACAAGTTTTGCCGTCTCCTCATAGCAAGCACTCTAAGAGCAGGCGTAGTCACTACTCTTCTCTTGAGAATACCAGGTATTTTACTTGCCTCGTTAAATTAAATCAGTCGTTATTTTAGATGATCCACCCATCAACACAACATGCGACTCAGGTGAAAAAAGGGACTTGGTGTTCTGCATTATGGCATTTTCTGTTATATAATTACAAACTTGTTCAAATGCAATTCCAGGGGAAGAAGATCTGCATCAAGGTCAAAATCTCCTGTACGCAGGAGATGATAACAAGAAAGAATGCTCTGAAGCCGTTGGTACTTGGACAAGCCAATATATCAATTCAAGGGCCCCTCAAACGAACTTGGAACGTTGCAGAAACTTGCAAACGCATCAAGAGCTGGTCATCAGAGAGAGGCAGTGTATTTGAAAGTCGCCGCATATCGAAGCTGTATGTTGTTGAATATGGTTGTAGCGTATGTCAGTGTTGAATTATGTTTGCTTCTGTGTTCTGTCATTTGGCTCGAATGTATCAATCCCAACGGGTACCCAGAATTCTATTTAACATAAGTTTTACATTCGAACAGACCTCTCTTCTTTACTGTCTTTTTCATTCCTTGTATCCTGTATAAACAAGCGTTGGGAGTTGTTTTCGCGACAATTCGGTTATCGGACAAAAAATAAGCCGGAGGGATAAGGATTGTTGTGACATTGTGTACAATATCAACACTAGGATTGTCTTCAAAGCTGTGACATTGCTAATGTTATAACTTCCTATAAACTCGTTCGACAAATCCTTTTCACCCCCTTTTACTTTGAAATCATCATTGTTTGAAATGGGATAAATCTATAAAAACAGGAACTCCACATACATACACAAATTGACTAATTTTGTGCGAGTCATTTGGAGTGAATCTGGGGACAAAACAGACTTCTGGAGATGTGTTCGTGTTTAAGGTGGACTCCGGTGCTCGAAAATGAATACAAGAAAGAAGAATTGGAAGAGACCATCTCATTCAACGAGAGCGCACAATTGAAGCATACTGTGGTATGAGTAGTCCATGCCGGTGGACGTGTAGAAATGTATCAGAATCCCATTCCAGCATCTAAACTCATTCAGAGATATCCAGGTATGTGCGTGGCCGAACCTCATGTTTTCGAGCACCCCCACGATTCCATATTGCCTGGAAACAAATATTTCATCGTTCGATCATCCACTGTTGAAAAATTGAAGTATAGAAATTCGAGGAACAATGCAAGAAGTGATACGAAAATGTTAAGTGGAGATGGATCAGATGACTGCTCTGTGGAAACTGTTACTTGTGCTAGTGATTTCTGTTTCTCCGACAATAACTGTATTGCCATTTCCGTCGCGAAAAAACCAGTAAAAGAGAAGAAGAGGCAGAAGTTTATACCACCCATTCAAAGGCCTAAGCTGAGGAAGGAGCCTGAGTGGGAGCCAAGTTTG includes the following:
- the LOC140820018 gene encoding LOW QUALITY PROTEIN: uncharacterized protein (The sequence of the model RefSeq protein was modified relative to this genomic sequence to represent the inferred CDS: inserted 1 base in 1 codon) is translated as MDHQQSHGYVMLPPPAPHAPPAVADPYQRPPPPPPAHHGHPWPYCTLPFQYQFQHSPSPQPPQWVPPQSLSSDHGQYLHPPPPPPPYPGHQPPPYPAHHHYPQSHSLPPRPPHAPQSYAWDLGNDSWSHRQGSDYLNQSSSNEQDWAEKARAWAVAKAAADNQYPVPGGTPEEQNYFHDQYPQSINPQFQGVHVPIEQASSNQQYPVGMGPSNRTGPGQLQESQYITSGQSSYTVDMHVPYTARDGNLMGNSSEPTHPQENSSTSPLPYQQEVPSSYSSVSGNEGAGDRYEQSNSSSSMHAASMPHYHAQPLPPAGGWSGWAEEHHHLLSSKPEESVTGISDQLLNCSHHFNRNLDQYXESNYTHPSGGTVRGLDPTMSVSSNYSWTPSSASGMVHPPMPPAISSGAQVEHPVALPSPASGNSAPIFPTGHGFQPSAPLMGASFGAVSCVGSHPTSSFSIGAYGVSERPKKASVPNWLREEIIKNKAVITSSVPMLRQEDLPSTEEDMSDKFSQKIDHSDSKSMDSSRSAEDEDEDEDVEAARNAAINKEIKRILTEVLLKVTDELFDEIATKVLNEDNLSVEVVNTPDMSNHRILPSAPTISTPTASAKVLIPAKTMKISFEDGSQKSTSGSAGDVLGLGSYASDEEDDEIQISGKLNSKESSTIQQSSSNKILEDVPFVKNGGSRKETEVHGNLVTNLDNMATETPMISMDAVSAADIGLEDYMSVRELSSSDTLQSSKKAYDEMQCGSDVSVPNKSIIEKAVKRPDGDLDARKSNDNSRVQTTGNRSDKNDIHANKRNSVEKDHKEREYAKEMGDKKGDENRRRHSRTEREHNNGLKDEGKEKGRILENAQDPEARKRPSPSEEKEGKSETRGDKRRSSKESSDEKRHDKTRNEKRERSSHKNGSDASRHKRRRSPSVGSRDSRKDNLVASRSNDSSDESSYALKRRSSNSKRHTSPSPSRSRKRQVLPSPHSKHSKSRRSHYSSLENTRGRRSASRSKSPVRRR